A single Seriola aureovittata isolate HTS-2021-v1 ecotype China chromosome 19, ASM2101889v1, whole genome shotgun sequence DNA region contains:
- the opn8c gene encoding opsin 8, group member c isoform X1, with the protein MPLNSSDDNRTISVFTSKLTPAADICVGLAILSVVLLSVLGNGLVLVICYRRRKKMVGSELLCVNLAVVDFLCCICFYPLSILSSFHHAWLGEDITCVYYGLGCYIFGLCGMFTITAISIMRYLKTCYSLVYAVWLEGANIRIACCVIWLVAAVWSSFPLFGWGEYVPEPYGLSCTIAWRGYHTSTKDAFYVICSFACFTLVPVLFIVVSQCRILYKVSRFSYSLSARGIRNNLRHAEKRLSVMFFCISLGFVIAWAPYAVVSFLFIFHKEHWYMAPEGFVFPALFAKSSHIYNPFIYFYFNKTFQRELRCLLLSFCPKLGGNRVGDHVTAGHQAPYPIHIQLQERGCVKKKTFGLSQDRTQSRSKSKGKVTHTSGNRVHGRPVYACWGSTSKNAPTIIHNKPAKESLPVSI; encoded by the exons ATGCCTCTGAACTCCTCTGATGACAACCGGACCATCTCTGTGTTCACCTCCAAACTGACCCCTGCCGCTGACATATGTGTGGGACTGGCCATCCTCTCTGTAG TTCTGCTCTCAGTTCTGGGCAATGGGCTGGTTCTGGTGATCTGTTACCGCAGGAGGAAAAAGATGGTGGGCTCGGAGCTGCTGTGTGTCAACCTGGCGGTGGTGGACTTCCTCTGCTGCATCTGTTTCTACCCGCTCTCCATCCTGTCCTCCTTCCACCACGCCTGGCTGGGGGAAGACATCACATGTGTTTACTACGGCCTTGGCTGCTACATTTTCGGACTGTGTGGCATGTTCACCATCACCGCCATCAGCATCATGCGCTACCTGAAGACCTGCTACAGCCTGGTTTACG ctgtgtggcTGGAAGGAGCCAACATCCGAATAGCGTGCTGCGTCATCTGGCTGGTCGCTGCCGTGTGGTCCAGCTTCCCTTTGTTCGGCTGGGGCGAGTACGTCCCTGAGCCTTATGGGCTATCCTGCACCATCGCCTGGAGGGGTTATCACACCTCAACGAAGGACGCTTTCTACGTGATCTGCTCCTTTGCCTGCTTCACACTGGTTCCTGTCCTCTTCATCGTGGTGTCCCAGTGTCGGATCCTCTACAAGGTGTCCCGCTTCTCCTACTCGCTGTCTGCCAGAGGCATCCGCAACAACCTGCGGCACGCTGAGAAACGGCTCTCCGTG ATGTTTTTCTGCATCAGCCTAGGCTTTGTGATTGCTTGGGCCCCGTATGCTGTTGTGtccttcctcttcattttcCACAAGGAGCACTGGTATATGGCTCCTGAGGGCTTTGTTTTCCCCGCCCTCTTCGCCAAAAGCTCCCACATCTACAACCCCTTCATCTACTTCTACTTCAATAAGACTTTCCAGCGGGAGCTGCGCTGCCTGCTCCTCTCATTCTGCCCCAAGCTGGGGGGAAACCGAGTAGGCGACCACGTCACTGCGGGCCATCAAGCCCCGTACCCTATCCACATTCAACTCCAGGAAAGAGGCTGCGTTAAAAAGAAGACCTTTGGTTTGTCTCAGGACAGAACTCAGAGTAGGAGCAAGAGCAAAGGCAAAGTAACACACACTAGCGGCAACCGTGTCCATGGCAGGCCTGTGTACGCCTGCTGGGGCTCCACATCGAAGAACGCTCCCACCATCATACACAATAAACCTGCCAAAGAGTCCCTACCGGTCTCTATATGA
- the opn8c gene encoding opsin 8, group member c isoform X2 translates to MCGTGHPLFLLSVLGNGLVLVICYRRRKKMVGSELLCVNLAVVDFLCCICFYPLSILSSFHHAWLGEDITCVYYGLGCYIFGLCGMFTITAISIMRYLKTCYSLVYAVWLEGANIRIACCVIWLVAAVWSSFPLFGWGEYVPEPYGLSCTIAWRGYHTSTKDAFYVICSFACFTLVPVLFIVVSQCRILYKVSRFSYSLSARGIRNNLRHAEKRLSVMFFCISLGFVIAWAPYAVVSFLFIFHKEHWYMAPEGFVFPALFAKSSHIYNPFIYFYFNKTFQRELRCLLLSFCPKLGGNRVGDHVTAGHQAPYPIHIQLQERGCVKKKTFGLSQDRTQSRSKSKGKVTHTSGNRVHGRPVYACWGSTSKNAPTIIHNKPAKESLPVSI, encoded by the exons ATGTGTGGGACTGGCCATCCTCTCT TTCTGCTCTCAGTTCTGGGCAATGGGCTGGTTCTGGTGATCTGTTACCGCAGGAGGAAAAAGATGGTGGGCTCGGAGCTGCTGTGTGTCAACCTGGCGGTGGTGGACTTCCTCTGCTGCATCTGTTTCTACCCGCTCTCCATCCTGTCCTCCTTCCACCACGCCTGGCTGGGGGAAGACATCACATGTGTTTACTACGGCCTTGGCTGCTACATTTTCGGACTGTGTGGCATGTTCACCATCACCGCCATCAGCATCATGCGCTACCTGAAGACCTGCTACAGCCTGGTTTACG ctgtgtggcTGGAAGGAGCCAACATCCGAATAGCGTGCTGCGTCATCTGGCTGGTCGCTGCCGTGTGGTCCAGCTTCCCTTTGTTCGGCTGGGGCGAGTACGTCCCTGAGCCTTATGGGCTATCCTGCACCATCGCCTGGAGGGGTTATCACACCTCAACGAAGGACGCTTTCTACGTGATCTGCTCCTTTGCCTGCTTCACACTGGTTCCTGTCCTCTTCATCGTGGTGTCCCAGTGTCGGATCCTCTACAAGGTGTCCCGCTTCTCCTACTCGCTGTCTGCCAGAGGCATCCGCAACAACCTGCGGCACGCTGAGAAACGGCTCTCCGTG ATGTTTTTCTGCATCAGCCTAGGCTTTGTGATTGCTTGGGCCCCGTATGCTGTTGTGtccttcctcttcattttcCACAAGGAGCACTGGTATATGGCTCCTGAGGGCTTTGTTTTCCCCGCCCTCTTCGCCAAAAGCTCCCACATCTACAACCCCTTCATCTACTTCTACTTCAATAAGACTTTCCAGCGGGAGCTGCGCTGCCTGCTCCTCTCATTCTGCCCCAAGCTGGGGGGAAACCGAGTAGGCGACCACGTCACTGCGGGCCATCAAGCCCCGTACCCTATCCACATTCAACTCCAGGAAAGAGGCTGCGTTAAAAAGAAGACCTTTGGTTTGTCTCAGGACAGAACTCAGAGTAGGAGCAAGAGCAAAGGCAAAGTAACACACACTAGCGGCAACCGTGTCCATGGCAGGCCTGTGTACGCCTGCTGGGGCTCCACATCGAAGAACGCTCCCACCATCATACACAATAAACCTGCCAAAGAGTCCCTACCGGTCTCTATATGA